One part of the Esox lucius isolate fEsoLuc1 chromosome 10, fEsoLuc1.pri, whole genome shotgun sequence genome encodes these proteins:
- the LOC105005719 gene encoding gap junction beta-4 protein-like yields MNWAFLQSLLSGVNKYSTAFGRIWLSVVFIFRLMVFVVAAEKVWGDEQKDFDCNTRQPGCHNVCYDHFFPVSHCRLWALQLIFVTCPSLLVVLHVAYRNDRERKHCLKHGEGCTRLYSDTGKKRGGLWWTYFFSLAFKMSVDAVFIFLIFYIYEAAFFPLVVKCSEDPCPNEVDCFIARPTEKRMFTYFMLVTSFVCILLTLCEMVYLLGKRCGECVGKRHAIKHRTPFVMPATIPMTKLDKSVCKQPGMEKIDSGGSETETAVSAPAYSLAVS; encoded by the exons ATGAACTGGGCGTTTCTTCAGAGCCTCCTGAGCGGAGTGAACAAGTACTCCACGGCATTTGGCCGGATATGGCTTTCTGTGGTCTTCATCTTCCGACTGATGGTGTTCGTGGTGGCGGCCGAGAAGGTGTGGGGCGACGAGCAGAAAGACTTTGACTGCAACACGCGCCAGCCGGGCTGCCACAACGTCTGCTATGACCACTTCTTCCCCGTCTCCCACTGCCGCCTCTGGGCCCTGCAGCTCATCTTCGTCACCTGCCCATCGCTCCTGGTCGTACTGCACGTGGCGTACCGGAACGACCGGGAGCGGAAGCACTGCCTGAAGCACGGCGAGGGGTGCACCCGTCTCTATAGCGACACGGGGAAGAAGCGCGGCGGCCTGTGGTGGACGTACTTCTTCAGTCTGGCGTTCAAGATGTCGGTGGATGCAGTGttcatcttcctcatcttctACATCTACGAGGCCGCGTTCTTCCCGCTGGTGGTGAAGTGCTCAGAGGACCCCTGCCCCAATGAGGTGGACTGCTTCATCGCCAG GCCTACAGAGAAGCGGATGTTCACGTACTTCATGCTAGTCACCAGCTTTGTGTGTATCCTCCTGACCCTGTGTGAGATGGTGTACCTGCTGGGAAAGAGGTGCGGGGAGTGTGTTGGAAAACGCCACGCAATCAAGCACCGGACGCCGTTCGTCATGCCAGCCACCATCCCGATGACCAAGCTGGATAAGTCTGTGTGTAAGCAGCCGGGAATGGAGAAGATTGATAGTGGTGGAAGTGAGACCGAGACAGCGGTCTCTGCTCCAGCATATAGTTTGGCTGTTTCCTAA